In the genome of Oncorhynchus clarkii lewisi isolate Uvic-CL-2024 chromosome 22, UVic_Ocla_1.0, whole genome shotgun sequence, one region contains:
- the LOC139380584 gene encoding trace amine-associated receptor 6-like produces the protein MEKHEDVQYCFQDRNSSCRKTSPLTSGYLILYIFFSVISAVTVFLNILVIISISHFKQLHTPTNLLILSLAVSDLLVGLIVIPATTIAIMESCWSFGEYFCVFQFYISCLCTSLSLGNLVLISIDRYVAVCDPLLYHSKITITRMMCCISITWCCCILYDATIIKNFVNVQVPSRCLKECFIVEGLNWVTIIDLLLKTVVPCSIIMTLYMKIFVVARSQARKVFSKEAASVSCVQTVQANKSERKAAKTLSIVVFNYFICWTPSLFIFFLSFLSENVSLLIISFLPLVNSLINPIIYAFFYPWFKVTAKIILTLNLIHS, from the coding sequence ATGGAGAAACACGAAGATGTTCAATACTGTTTTCAAGACAGAAACTCTTCTTGCAGAAAGACTTCGCCATTGACTTCTGGTTACTtaatactgtacatcttcttCTCAGTGATTTCAGCAGTTACAGTATTTTTGAACATACTGGTGatcatctccatctctcacttcAAGCAGCTCCACACTCCAACCAACctgctcatcctctctctggctgtgtcagATCTCCTGGTGGGACTGATTGTGATACCAGCAACGACTATAGCAATAATGGAATCATGCTGGAGTTTTGGggaatatttctgtgtgtttcaaTTCTACATCTCTTGTTTGTGTACTTCTTTATCTCTGGGCAATTTGGTCTTGATATCTATTGACCGCTATGTTGCTGTGTGTGATCCCTTATTGTACCActctaaaataacaataacaagaatGATGTGTTGTATATCCATTACCTGGTGTTGTTGTATCTTATACGATGCTACTATTATAAAAAACTTTGTAAATGTACAGGTACCAAGTAGGTGTTTGAAAGAATGTTTTATTGTTGAAGGGTTAAATTGGGTTACTATAATTGACCTTCTACTTAAAACGGTTGTCCCATGCTCTATTATTATGACACTTTATATGAAAATCTTTGTGGTGGCCAGATCACAGGCCAGAAAGGTATTTTCAAAAGAGGCTGCCAGTGTGTCTTGTGTTCAAACTGTACAGGCAAATAAATCTGAGAGAAAAGCAGCAAAAACTCTGTCTATTGTTGTTTTCAACTATTTCATTTGTTGGACTCCATCtctatttattttctttctttcttttttaagtGAAAATGTGTCATTACTAATCATCAGTTTTCTGCCACTTGTTAATTCCTTAATTAATCCAATAATTTATGCTTTCTTTTATCCATGGTTCAAAGTGACAGCTAAAATTATTTTAACTCTGAATTTAATACATTCATAG
- the LOC139380134 gene encoding trace amine-associated receptor 13c-like translates to MGTKIDRAQDQAGVGGHQHLDFVFQMEEHEDIQYCFQDRNSSCRKALLSISIYITLYIFFSLISAVTVFLNVLVIISIFHFKQLHTPTNLLILALAASDLLVGLIVIPVMTVAIIESCWGFGKYFCAFLLYITCLCTSLSLGSLVLISIDRYVAVCYPLLYHSKITITRMMCCISITWCCCTIYNAAIIKDIVNVQVPSRCLNECFIVVGITWGNIIDFVFTMVVPCSIIITLYLKIFVVARSQARKVFSKEAASVSGVKTVQANKSERKAAKTLSIVVFNYFICWIPFLFSFLFVSFLSDNLLSFILSFLPLVNSLINPIIYAFFYPWFKVTAKHILTLKLRCS, encoded by the exons atggggacaaagatc GATCGAGCACAGGACCAAGCAGGAGTAGGAGGACATCAGCATTTAGATTTTGTTTTTCAAATGGAGGAACATGAAGATATTCAATACTGTTTTCAAGACAGAAACTCTTCTTGCAGAAAGGCTTTGCTATCGATATCTATCTACATAACACTGTACATCTTCTTCTCATTGATTTCAGCAGTAACAGTATTTTTGAACGTACTGGTGATCATCTCCATCTTTCACTTCAAGCAACTCCACACTCCAACCAACCTGCTCATCCTCGCTCTGGCTGCATCAGATCTCCTGGTGGGACTGATTGTGATACCAGTAATGACTGTAGCAATAATTGAATCATGCTGGGGTTTTGGGAAATATTTCTGTGCGTTTCTTCTCTACATTACTTGTTTATGTACTTCTTTATCTCTGGGCAGTTTGGTCTTGATATCTATTGACCGCTATGTTGCTGTGTGTTATCCCTTATTGTACCActctaaaataacaataacaagaatGATGTGTTGTATATCAATTACCTGGTGTTGTTGTACCATATACAATGCTGCTATTATAAAAGACATTGTAAATGTACAGGTACCCAGTcggtgtttgaatgaatgttttatTGTCGTAGGAATAACCTGGGGAAATATAATTGactttgtatttacaatggttgtCCCATGCTCTATTATTATAACACTTTATTTGAAAATCTTTGTGGTGGCCAGATCACAGGCCAGAAAGGTATTTTCAAAAGAGGCTGCCAGTGTGTCTGGTGTTAAAACTGTACAGGCAAATAAGTCTGAGAGAAAAGCAGCAAAAACTCTGTCTATTGTTGTTTTCAACTATTTCATTTGTTGGATTCCATTTCTATTTTCTTTTTTATTTGTTTCTTTTTTAAGTGACAATTTACTATCATTCATCCTCAGCTTTCTGCCACTTGTTAATTCCTTAATTAATCCAATAATTTATGCTTTCTTTTATCCATGGTTCAAAGTGACAGCTAAACATATTTTAACTCTGAAGTTAAGGTGTTCGTAG